In Caldisericia bacterium, the genomic stretch CCTGACGAAGTTCAGGTCAATGCAGTTGAGGGTGAACAGGCTGTAGTTTATGAAGTAAAAGTTAGCCCCGATGATATCGGGAAAGTCATTGGGAAACAGGGAAGAACAGCAAACGCATTAAGAACTCTTGTTAGGGCAGCAGCAAGTAAAACTGGAAAGAATGCTATGGTAAACATTCTCTCTTAAAGAATCATCCCCCGGTATACCGGGGGAATTTTCAAATTCTTTTTGAAAAAGGAGGTAGAAAATGGCAGATGTAACAGGAATCCTTGAAAAG encodes the following:
- a CDS encoding KH domain-containing protein; protein product: MKDLVEEIVKALVDHPDEVQVNAVEGEQAVVYEVKVSPDDIGKVIGKQGRTANALRTLVRAAASKTGKNAMVNILS